The following coding sequences are from one Clarias gariepinus isolate MV-2021 ecotype Netherlands chromosome 19, CGAR_prim_01v2, whole genome shotgun sequence window:
- the pold3 gene encoding DNA polymerase delta subunit 3: MDDLYLDNIDEFVNDQNKIVTYKWLSLTLGVHVNTAKQMLYHYIEQRRKERSGSTLHATYLVSGKCLENGSMCHKVSVVREDKLEDVKSKLDVTVSVHVYSVQKAELKDSAPLYSTDYDAMKENLKNCNKYSAIRCSAAIQKSTSELQRAQEKVVSAPTEASKPVVNNTAPASKPTSKQAKGIMGMFASKPAPKSEEQSKEVKMEQVDVPAEGPKSKVSSKANTMSNFFGKSAEKKLDKADKNIKVKADGGEPPSSAATTGSKKESCSSSKSKQDVKDESPNEAQVIQNDFKETRSKTKRLENSEDEQVEGQKKKRRRIKKPQPDSSDDEVIPDSPPAPELQTPSPEKHVKKEPGSQSSEGSRRKRRRVLKSHTFVDDEGCIVTEKGYESESYSENEAEPKAATQPSEDSSSLKQSLARMDEEKRVKEKSQKKAPAATSKLTKQASIMGFFQKK, encoded by the exons ATGGATGATCTTTATTTAGACAACATTGACGAATTTGTTAACGATCAGAATAAAATT GTCACCTATAAATGGCTGAGTCTTACACTTGGTGTCCATGTTAACACGGCTAAACA AATGCTGTATCACTACATAGAGCAGCGACGGAAGGAAAGGTCTGGAAGCACTCTGCATGCAACTTACTTGGTGTCTGGGAAGTGCTTGGAAAACGGCAGCATG TGTCATAAGGTATCGGTAGTCCGTGAAGACAAGCTTGAAG ATGTAAAATCCAAACTGGATGTGACAGTTAGTGTGCATGTGTACAGCGTGCAGAAAGCTGAGCTGAAGGACAGCGCTCCCCTTTACAGTACTGACTACGATGCTATGAAAGAGAACCTTAAAAACTGCAACAA GTATAGTGCGATTCGATGTTCTGCTGCAATCCAGAAGTCAACATCAGAGTTACAAAGGGCTCAGGAAAAGGTTGTGTCTGCTCCTACTGAGGCCAGTAAACCTGTCGTCAACAACACAGCACCTGCATCCAAACCCACTTCCAAACAGGCGAAAGGCATCATGGGAATGTTTGCAAGTAAACCAGCTCCTAAAAGTGAAGAACAGAGCAAGGAGGTGAAAATGGAGCAGGTAGATGTTCCT gcTGAGGGACCCAAATCCAAGGTGTCTTCCAAAGCtaacactatgagcaatttctTTGGGAAATCAGCAGAGA AAAAGCTTGATAAAGcagacaaaaacataaaagtaaagGCAGATGGGGGTGAACCACCATCATCAGCAGCAACCACAGGGAGCAAAAAAGAGTCTTGCTCTTCATCCAAATCTAAGCAAGACGTAAAAGATGAATCGCCAAACGAGGCTCAAGTGATTCAAAATGACTTCAAAGAGACCCGAAG TAAAACAAAGCGTCTGGAGAATAGTGAAGACGAACAAGTGGAGGgtcagaagaaaaagagaaggaggATAAAAAAACCTCAGCCTGACAGTAGTGATGACGAAG TAATTCCAGATTCTCCTCCTGCACCTGAATTACAGACACCAAGCCCTGAAAAGCATGTAAAGAAGGAGCCTGGTTCACAA AGCTCTGAGGGTAGTAGGAGGAAGAGGAGACGGGTACTGAAATCCCACACATTTGTTGATGATGAAGGCTGCATCG TGACAGAAAAAGGCTACGAGAGTGAGTCTTACTCTGAAAATGAAGCTGAACCCAAGGCAGCCACTCAGCCCTCTGAGGATTCAAGCTCACTGAAGCAGTCACTTGCAAGGATGGACGAGGAGAAAAGGGTCAAAGAGAAAAGTCAAAAGAAGGCTCCTGCTGCTACGAGTAAACTGACAAAACAAGCTTCAATCATGGGCTTTTTCCAAAAGAAATGA